The following are from one region of the Alicyclobacillus fastidiosus genome:
- a CDS encoding phytanoyl-CoA dioxygenase family protein has product MEFSNQDVKFYNENGYLLVQGVFSPSEVEEMRSAIDGILDRASRTKLDRSATWQGDYLPQEELKKLVLKGFHDVHYHDSAFLRALSHSNMRHVLSSIVGPNVQLHHSKMLVKPPERGAAFPLHQDHPYFPHEKHTMLAASVHLDDSDMENGCLCVIPGSHKVGPIPHVGSYYLDHQKYPLSKATPCPAKAGDVLFFNYLTIHGSDINRSNRVRRNVLFQYRDPADPPTKDVHVNWGQGLMVCGQNPIFKEYKPTTPSDIE; this is encoded by the coding sequence ATGGAGTTTTCGAATCAAGACGTCAAATTTTACAATGAGAATGGATATCTGTTGGTGCAGGGGGTATTCAGTCCTTCAGAGGTAGAAGAAATGCGAAGCGCCATCGACGGCATTTTAGATCGAGCATCGCGTACAAAGCTTGACCGTTCTGCGACGTGGCAAGGTGATTATTTACCCCAAGAAGAACTCAAGAAACTCGTTCTAAAGGGATTTCACGATGTTCATTACCATGATTCTGCATTTTTAAGGGCGCTGAGTCATTCGAATATGCGACACGTATTGTCTAGTATAGTGGGTCCCAATGTTCAGCTGCACCACTCGAAAATGCTCGTGAAACCACCTGAAAGAGGCGCGGCGTTTCCTTTACATCAGGACCACCCATATTTCCCACACGAGAAGCACACTATGTTGGCAGCTAGCGTTCATCTGGACGATTCAGATATGGAAAATGGATGTCTTTGTGTCATCCCTGGGTCACATAAAGTGGGTCCCATTCCACACGTAGGTAGTTACTATCTTGATCACCAAAAGTATCCATTGTCTAAGGCGACTCCGTGTCCGGCCAAGGCGGGAGATGTACTTTTCTTCAACTATTTAACCATCCATGGTTCTGACATCAATAGAAGCAATCGAGTGCGGCGAAACGTGTTGTTCCAATATCGTGATCCTGCTGATCCACCGACCAAAGATGTGCACGTCAACTGGGGGCAAGGCTTAATGGTGTGTGGACAGAACCCTATTTTCAAGGAGTATAAGCCGACCACACCGTCTGACATTGAATGA
- a CDS encoding 6-bladed beta-propeller, which yields MMSEMLLVGNRTHLYGVAQGWGQLPNHISYGYTHGVCVDAHDNVYVFNTSKDAVIVFDRDGHFLKSWGSQFEGGAHGFYLHRDDDGQEFFYMTDVERGLMVKTTLDGEVLLEVGAPDRPDLYDAERCYIPTDVCVAPNGDIYVADGYGQSHVHQYDAEGSYIRTFGGKGSGPGRVTEPHGISINLRGAEPEVYVADRRNHRIQAFTLDGEHKYFVDHDLDLPCSFYFYGDEIYIPDLNSRVTILDNDNRLITHIGEDQQAYKQDGWPNLAKSYYRPDKFSSPHGVCVDSRGDVYVVEWISDGRVTKLIRQA from the coding sequence ATGATGAGTGAAATGTTGTTGGTCGGGAATCGTACACATCTTTATGGAGTTGCACAAGGATGGGGGCAGTTACCGAATCACATTTCCTATGGGTATACCCATGGCGTATGTGTCGATGCGCACGATAACGTATATGTATTTAATACAAGCAAAGATGCCGTGATTGTCTTTGATAGGGATGGTCATTTCCTCAAATCGTGGGGATCTCAATTTGAAGGTGGGGCACATGGTTTTTACTTACATCGTGACGATGACGGTCAAGAATTTTTCTACATGACGGATGTTGAACGTGGTCTAATGGTAAAAACCACACTCGACGGGGAAGTGCTGCTTGAGGTAGGCGCTCCAGACCGTCCAGATTTGTACGATGCTGAACGGTGCTACATTCCGACCGATGTTTGCGTTGCGCCCAACGGCGATATATATGTGGCGGATGGCTATGGGCAATCTCATGTCCATCAGTATGACGCAGAGGGAAGCTACATTCGTACGTTTGGTGGGAAGGGTTCTGGCCCAGGTCGTGTCACCGAACCGCATGGGATATCTATCAATTTACGTGGAGCAGAGCCAGAGGTATATGTGGCGGATAGGAGAAATCACCGAATCCAAGCGTTTACGCTCGATGGGGAGCATAAATACTTTGTCGATCACGATTTGGATTTACCTTGCAGCTTTTACTTTTACGGAGACGAAATATATATTCCCGATTTAAACAGTAGAGTGACAATTCTGGATAATGATAATCGTTTGATCACGCATATAGGCGAGGATCAACAGGCGTACAAACAAGATGGATGGCCAAATTTGGCGAAGTCGTATTATCGACCAGATAAATTTAGTTCTCCGCACGGAGTATGTGTGGATTCGCGTGGAGACGTATATGTCGTGGAGTGGATTTCTGATGGTAGGGTAACGAAACTCATTCGTCAAGCATGA
- a CDS encoding AraC family transcriptional regulator, translating into MRDVDTQRARNVLNAALSNIRVDDITIPVHYWGLEEAHFSNISHKHSFFEVCYVIHGRGFYIEKGSKFQLNDGSLFISRPNIIHQIVSESGLTLAFVAFEVPPQENLNSWVARWQNMFDIEDVVIHGDRKPVSNTVWDALIRTASLPTFEQETLHALSTTLLISLVTSFRPMETPTHDHFPSHKNPVLERALHFIRDNLSSPLLLNDVAAYLNVSGRHLSRLFSENTGMSYKAYLQLERIILARQLLIESEHPIKEIAELSGFSSIHYFTRVFTQMSNFTPAAYRKMYHS; encoded by the coding sequence ATGCGAGACGTTGATACCCAGCGTGCCCGAAATGTATTGAATGCCGCACTTTCGAACATTCGCGTCGATGATATAACAATCCCGGTGCACTATTGGGGATTAGAGGAGGCCCACTTTAGTAACATATCTCACAAGCACTCATTCTTTGAGGTTTGTTATGTGATACACGGACGAGGCTTTTATATTGAAAAAGGATCTAAATTCCAATTAAACGATGGCTCTCTTTTTATATCCAGACCCAATATTATTCATCAGATTGTCAGCGAAAGCGGTTTAACACTGGCGTTTGTTGCTTTCGAAGTTCCTCCCCAAGAGAACTTAAACTCATGGGTAGCTCGGTGGCAAAACATGTTCGACATCGAAGATGTGGTCATACATGGAGACCGAAAGCCAGTATCAAACACTGTGTGGGATGCGCTCATTCGTACTGCGTCACTCCCTACATTTGAACAAGAGACGCTACATGCGCTGTCCACTACACTACTCATTTCGTTGGTCACAAGCTTTCGGCCGATGGAAACACCCACTCACGACCATTTCCCTTCACACAAAAACCCAGTTCTCGAGAGAGCACTCCATTTCATACGGGATAACTTGTCTAGCCCTCTTCTACTAAATGATGTCGCTGCGTACCTAAATGTATCTGGCCGACATCTTTCACGATTGTTTAGCGAGAACACGGGAATGAGTTATAAGGCATACCTACAGTTGGAGCGCATCATTTTGGCACGGCAATTGCTCATCGAATCCGAACATCCGATTAAAGAAATTGCTGAGTTATCCGGATTTTCTTCCATCCATTATTTCACACGGGTGTTCACCCAAATGTCGAACTTTACACCCGCAGCTTACCGTAAAATGTATCACTCGTAG